GTTAGATTTTATGTTCAACCTTTTTTTGCAACTATAATTGTAAGTGTCACAAAACAATGCTCTTTTACTTCTTATCTTATTATTAATTATTGAACAATAATCATACataaagggaaggggaaggaaaAATAAGATGGTGTATTGAACtacaattttaataaatttatcaAACCTTGGGGTACTTGACTCGGATTAATATGTTCGGTTTTGATATGTTCCGTTGATGGAAATCCATGGATTTGGATTAGCTAACTGTGTGGAATAAGAACTTATTCCCCCTATGGTTAAATCAAGCTAATCGTACCAAAATTTCATTTCATTCTTATTCTAATTAACCCCGTATCCGTCATTTTCATTCTCTTAACTGCATCCATACAACTACTCGTTACCGAAGTTATTAAAAATACTAGATTTTTTTGAGAgagaagagaagaaaaaagaagagAATAGAAATAGTAGAAAAAAATGAAATCAATCATGTGCTCACGAGTTTGtgtaaaaagaagaaaaaatgatTAAAAAGAAGAAGGTAGTGTGAGAGAATCTTTCCGATCTTCCCATTTTTTGGAAAGCAAGTTTTAGGGGTAAATTATAGAAAATTTTCTCTCCCATCatttctcttctcttctcttctcttctcttctctcgCCAAAAAACTTGAAAAAACGTCTCGGAAGGAAAATATTAAAATTATCTTTTCTGTTCTTTTCTCTTCCCTTCTCTCCATTTTCAAAGCACAAGTAGGCGGAAAACTAAAGGCAAACAACAAATGTAACCACCACACATTTTAGCTACAACCATGTAAAGATCTATAAAGTTATCAATTACTTTCAAACGAAGAAACAGCAGTTAAAATCCCGCTAACAGAAAGCAGCTGTGCTCAGCAGTCCCATTGGCCTGGAATTTCTTACTTCATCCACCAACACCAAAGGGTGTAAACGAGTTTTACTTTCTAGCAAGAGTGAAGATTCTTACTCTGGCCTTCGTTCAAATAAACATAGAACTCTGCCTTAACGAAAAACACTCGGTACACATACTTGGCGGATTATTGTCTAGCGGCTTCAGGGAGTAACACACTAATAATACTAGAATATCACAGGCAATTAATAGAAGAAAATAAAAACATGTGCTGGTGAGCTTGAACGACGTTTGATCTCCAAATAGAATGGACATTGAAAGATGAAGTTGATCAAAGATTAGCACGGATCTCTATTGTGGCCCTTGCATGGGAACCATCATATGTTGAGCTTGCTGCTGAAAAAAATTCAATACAGAGATAAAATTTGTAAGCAATCGGTAACATAAGTTTCGCAATCAATAGTACAGGTTTCTACTAGAGCTGATCAACATAACCGTGAAGTAACATAAATGGTTTCATTTGGACTGTACAAAATACATCTGATAAACTACTATAATAGTCTTTTCAAGAATTATTTTGCAAACAAACTAAAAGATGAAAGCAAAAAATATAAGATAAATTCAACCAGAACTAATAAATAAACATTAGGTCCTGCAGTAAAACTACTCCATACATCTTTTTTCTCCTTTCACAAACTATGTCATACATATATCCGTTGAAACTACACCAGCTTCATCCAAGATCATGGTTTTAATGTTTTAACATCAAAGTGTCACATTTCCATCCCCTGAATCAAACACGCCTGAATGCTCAGTAATCAGGTTTTGACCAAAATCAAATTTTGACCCCTATAATCAAATACATGTCCCCATACTTCGTAAACAGTATATATAATAGCAGTTTTACATTGTAATCCAGGTGCAGACATTCGAATACTATGGGGTTCATCCACACTAAATTTTAGCTATGAAAACTTTAAGGCATGCTACATCTAAGAAGCTTTACACGACCAGAATATGTCCTAGCCCTCGTAAATTCTAAATTTATATTATCATCCAATCAAAGGGTATTTAATGTTCAAAATATTCCAAAACGTAATACAGTAGAACCTATATTACTCTATATAGTAATACTCTATGTAGTAATAACCCCCATATTGTAATAAAAAATTACGGTTCCAATTTGGGCTAGTTATAATTAAGAATAACCTCTATATAGTAATATTCTATACTTTTTCCAAGTCCATCCTTTATTAATTTTCCtctatataaaaataaaaattcttaaactatatatacacacacacatgtgtgtgtgtgagagagagataGATGTATATCCAATAATATACAGTGTTCTTACAACGTTTAGCTTTCGCGTCCATGATCACTAGTCAGCACGGTCATCTTCTTATTAATTAGTTTCAAATTCATGCATTTGATATTATGTTACGTAATTTGTTTTAAAAAGTTATGATATATCTTTTAAATTCATGTATTCAagatatataataaataatttttaattaatttttaaaatttaaaatttatgtCAACCTCTACTAAAGAATAACCTCTTTATAATAATATTTTGTATCGGTCCCAACGATGTTACTGTATAGAGATTTTACTGTAGTAATATAGCTAAACAAATGGTCACCTACACATCTACACTTATAATTACAGATATAATTCAATTTAGATCTTTAGATTATAATTAGCCAGATTTCTTTTTTAACTCAGCTTGTCCATAATGCTTCCACAAAACTGTTTGATTGCAAAGTATGTCACTGTTTTAAAGGAAAATCTTATCTAACGTGAATAATTAATCATGCATGGTAAAAAGACAATCAGCTAATTTGAAACTAGCTGCACAAAGTAAACAATGTTTCCTAAAAAATTCTAAGAAAAAACCTAATTTAGCATGAATCAAGTTTTGGGACCAAAGATCAATAGCAACTTGAAAGCCTAATCTAGCTCATTAATCGCTAAGCTAAACCATTAACTTCCAAGCCATAAGAAAGTAAACTTCCACACACTCCTTTTACGACCTCTAAGTAAACTAGTTCAAAAAAATGGCGTTAAAATTTATTACAGTTGATAAGGTCTTGTATGTCCATGAAGCAATTACATCTAATGAAGATATAATTagtttataatttttaataaatgaattgcAGAATAGCCTTGGAGCAAGTCCGATTCAAAAGAGATGCTTTTCTATAATATAGCAGCAAGCCATCAACTATTGAACACACCCTTCCAGTCAATGTCAAACTTAGTTGTAAAATAGGAAAATTCTTACTTGGTTCCAGATATAGAACCAAGTACAGGTGTTGCTAATTGCTTGCCATGTAAGCAAACAAGTGGGACAGGAGAAAAATGGATAATTCAAATTAGAAATTAGAATACATTTTTATAACAAAGATAGGATGCAATTTGGTACAATTTAGAATTATTTGGTATCATTCTATAAACATCCATTGAACAACGAATTCTATTTTAATATCAACAGCCACTTATTAGCTTTATAATATAGCAATAGCTATATGTATTTTAACACCAGCACTGAACATGCTCTTGCAATACATTGCTAGTAAGATCTTACTTAAAACTGGAAATAAGCAACAAACTGAATTACTGTACAAGAAAATGAACTTTTCAATTTCATTATCAATAGAATTTCAAGGGTACTTGTGACATGTTCTATAAGTAGCAGTATATCACAGTGAAGGTGCCTGCTAATTGCAAAGACTAACACAATATAATTAAAGAGAATAAGAAAAGGAGAAGTGTACCTGAGAGTTACCATAGATCACCCCCTGTGGATAGGAACCTTGGTGAACGAGCTGTACCAACAAACATTTGAGCAGAATTAACAACTTCATTCTAGAAAGAACAAATAAATTCAGCTCCCAAGAACACAAGAAGTTATAACTCCTagttaaaaaaattattcttCCCATGGCTAGCCTTATCCCAAATAATTTAAGCCTTACAAGATGAAATATATACCTGTCCCTGATGAATAGGTTGTGCCCCTTCTTTTCTACTAGATCCTTCGGCACCTTTCGCTGACCCTTTAGTGTCGCCCTACATATCAAAGCTCGTCAATTCGTATGTAAAAAGAATTATAGTACTAAGAGCAATTGAGCAACAAACATAAATTATAAAACAAATGAGAATACTTGCATACCTCCATCTGCCACAGTCCATTAAAATCCAGAACATACCAACAATGAAAAAACCACAGAAGACATCAGTTAAAACAGTGTTCTTATGAGCTATTACTACAAAATTAGGCAAAGATTAATATTTTACCTCTCTATATCTTGCCAGGTAAACCTTTAGAGGCTCAATATAATCTTCAAATCCAAGAGTGGCCATAGCCCACAATAAATCATCACCATTTATTGTCTTCCTCTTCTCTCTTTGACACTTATCACTTGCCCTTCATGTTCAACAGAGATAACATTAATTGCTTCCCATTCATCATTCATGTACAGTAACACAAAAAGATCATATCCAGAGCTCAATGGAAACCAGCAATAGTACCACCAaaattctaatcatcacataatGAGAAAGAAAAATCGCAATAATCATCACATAATGAGAAAGAAAAATCGCAACTAATACTAGTAGCTCAACATTAAGAGTAAATTATTCAGTTGTAGTTTACACACTGAGTGGCAAAAAATTAGCTGGATTTtcaaattctcaaaataatagcCAAACTTTTCTCCACCTTAAGTAGATGGCTCCAGTTAACTTCTAACGGCAGTGATGAAGGGAGGGACAAAGTTGggttttttaattttaaatataaagtaCATGATATCATAAACAATTTAATATCAGGATTCAGGAGCAGAATAAGGAACTGCAAATGACTCTATCTTGCATTTAACATACCAATACCAAACCACCCTCACCTCTCCCAAACCCATATCCAAAATACTCATTTACTGCCGTCATTGGCCCAGCTTTGTAGTTTCTGTCGTACTCTACATCAGTAACTTTAAAATCAGAACTTTTTAAAGACCCACCAAATATAACAATACCAAGTACCGACGACATTATCTTATCCACCCATATTACGGGAAAATAACAGTCACGCCTGTTTACGGAAAATGAAATTACTCAGTAACTCCGTTTTTTATATGGAAGGTTTTGAATGCGGGACAAAAGTTTGGACATTCTACGAATTTGAGAATCCCGCCACTTCTTTGCCACGTGGTATGCCACAACTATGTAATTACTCCAACATTATTTAAAACAGAAAATCAACTATCTTCAAGTCATTTGTAAAGAAAGCTGAAAATGAAAGCATACTTAAGTACATTTAATCAGCTCAGCCAAACATATCATTTATAACTCAACAACACCACTAAAAGTAGCCAAATTAGAAACATACAGTTACTTTATGTTTCTATTTTGGCTAAATTAGAAACATAAAGTTAATTAGAACTCAAGGCATACTTGCTTGCGACGAACATTACCTCTAGCTCAAAAATAGTCAAAACAAAATCAAGCAAGTCACTTGTCAACCGTCTTTATCGAGAACAAACACAGCAATCAcaattcacaattcaagacaATTACACACAGATATATAAACAAAATTTACTAAAACACTAGAAATGAGTTTCGGAAAAGAGAGGCATACTCGCTAGTAATAAAACTAATGAACTCGGAGACACACTCCTGAACAGTCTCTTTCGCGTCTTTCGCAATTTTTCCATTAGCCGGGAGTCCTTTCTTCATAATCCTACTAATATTCGCAATCGGTAAAAACCTATCCTGCTCACGAAACGACCTAGGGCTCTGATCTCCTCCGCTTTCGTGTCGAAGCTCGCCTCCGCTCTCCGGACTCGCTACACACGGACTCGCCGGCGCCTCCGCCATCAAACCCTAGCTCAATCACAACATCAAACATCTAATTAACAATAAACAAACTCCAATTAAAACACGTGTCTATTTTCATCAAACCCTAGCTCAATCACAACATCAAAAATAAACACTCTAATCAAAAAACACGTGTCTGTACGCATCAGTTATTAAGTCCTCATATCCTGAATTCGATTCTCGCTTACGTTTTCGAGTTTTCGAGTTTCCGAGATATGTTTATGTTAAATATGCACAGATAAATAACAATAAATAAACTGTAACTAATAAAACACGTGTAAGTGTGTGTTAGTTAATAAATACTAATTGTGTTATATCGAGCAGGTTCTGAGTTCGATTCTCGGCCGAGATTTACGAAAAGGACTTACTGGTGGAATGGAATTAAAAAGAGGCGGGAGGGGGGACAGATCGGACGACGGAGAGAGAGATTGAGGAAACGACTGGGATGAATTGAGGGGGGGGAGGTTATAATATCGCCACCGTTGGTTTGGTTTAGTCTCGATTCCGGCCGTTTGTTATGGATAGGTTTGTATATTTATCGCCTGATTACACCACGTGTTTTGTTGTCAACCGCACAACTCATCTAACTTCTAAACGACGTCGTGTAGGTATTGggaaaaaaatataataatattctGTTTCATGGTCCATGATGGAGAACTTGAGAagtattatatttttaaaaagatTTATGTAAATGTACTTCTATTTAAAAAAAATCgtttgaatatttattttatttttattagtaGAAATACGTTTCTTCAATATTTATTTGCAAGAATATGATTTTCCCTGAAACTTTATGCAACTAGATTTAACGTTAATGGATTTTCTGCAATTAAAATCAATTTCGAATGTAACCAAAAACAAACTCGgataaaatcaaaaaataaattcAACCTCGAATGTAATCTTCTTTGGATCTTTTTCAACATTTTTTAAACGTGTTGATTATATTTTATGGTCTCGGAATTTGAATCCAAAAAAGATATCACGTACGGtgtttcttttcaaaatttgatTCTGTGAAATGTTCATAGATGATATATAAAAAACCACAACTCCAATGGACACACAGTATATTTTTAGATGTCAAATAAGCACGTCAGATTTGTTTTGTTGATTGCAAAACCATCATCTATAATTATTCCACATCATTTTCCTCTAAAAAACTCTATGTTGAGCTTTATTTCCCTCTAAAATGAATAATTCTTAAACTTTAACGTAGGGCAGATATTGATGTATATATACTTGTTtatcacacacatatatatattattttaattttatatactGTGAAGTATGAAATTATTTTATGAAAAACTATATTTTTTTCCATTGTTAACCAAATTTATTAAATACTTAtgtaaaaaaattaatatatattttatatttttaaaattattattaaactaatataataataaaattatttaaatattttataatatatatacataatgtTTTTAACTAATTCTTCTGATGTTTATATTATAAGAATAATATCCTtaaatttgttttaattaatttaatattttagttTCGCTTGTATTCACtaaaaaaataattagtttgTTATTAATAATTTCTTCACAACTATATATGTTAAAACAATCatttaatataatttttgaaatttgaaaataaaaataaaaactcTTTTCAAATATAGCTAATCATTTTATCTAATACCGTTGAAGTACAGTTGCTTACAGgttcaacaaattttacataatatctattttgtattattttaacTAATGAATATAGCTAATAGACTTGGAGATGCTCTTAGACCATCAAATTTAACTTTCAAGCTCGGCAAAAAAAAATCGCTAGAGATTATATGCCTATAGTCTCGAAAATTCTGCATAAAGCTTCACAGCATTAGATTCCTTTTTCATTAGGAAAATGTCGGTGATACTAAATTgatttctaaaaaaattataaatcgAGTTCGAATTATACTTGGAGAAGTTTGTGGGAAGCTAGGGAAGTAGTTAGTGCGGGGTGTGTTCGACAATTGGTTCAGGAGAATCAGTAGAAATTTCAAGTCAACCATGACTTGCTGATATTGATAATCCACATGTCACAACGGTGTCTGAATCATTTCAGAATAATAAAGTGAAAGCTCTAATACGTAATGATAGCAAGGTTTGGGATCACGAGGTCAACACGGATTTGTTTACTCTCGGAGATCAAAAATGCATACATGAGACTCCAATCTATGAGCACGATAGTGCAGACACCATTTTTTGGCAACATGATTTTTCAGGCTTTTATACGGTTAAAAGTATGTACAGGTTAACTCAGCGAAGGAATGGCAACTATAGTTCTAAGAAGAGGTCGAAAGTTTTAATGCAATTTTGGAAAATCAAGACTCCACCTCGAATTCTCCATTTAGCCTAGAGGGCTTTATTAGGGTGCCTACCAACCTTCTTGCAATTACATCAGAAATGAGTCGAGATAAATACTAAATGTCATGTCTGCTTAGGAGATGAAGAATCGATTTTTCATAGCATGGTGTCTTGTCCGTTCACAATGAGTTGCTGGAATAGGTCATTTCTAGGAAGTCAGTCGATTCAGACACAGGCTCGAGGTATAGCTGGAGGCGATGTTTGAAAaatatactccctctgtccctctcAATTGTTATCGTTTATGGGAAAgtgtctgacacgcattttaagatgaataaaaagtatagttctacaactttttttaaataaatttttttttctgaataaaaatagaatgattaaacttttattcagaaaaatatttttttaaaaaaaagttaaagaactatattttttgttcatcttaaaatacgtgtcggacACTCTCCTAAAAtcgataacaattgggagggagTAGTAGGAATAAATACGCAGACATAGTGACCTTGAGCTGGCCGCTATGGAGGGCCAGAAATGATGTAGTGTGGGAGAAGAAATGCTTGAGAGTAAATAGAGTCATAGCTTCAGCAAAACAGTATATTTTACAATGGAAATGTGCCTAGGTTACTGTTAGTGTTTGTGTCATAGAGACAACACAATTATGTTTATATAatgaaatatttggattattaattatgattctatggattattctttagtaatttattatatttttattttctgcgataaaatgttagattaataaatgtctttggaatatgatatgtaattttatatctctaagtacgtgacttagaaataagattatgagaataatattgatatttctaaaggtccctagtcaagtattattgttaagggacgataataaatacgttgagactagtgtgtttgttgactgatggtcacatctcattgatcatatgtatggtgatattaaagtcaaaacacaggcacatgtattaaatacatggtgctggattgacccgttgtgagatactacatgtttaatgtgtcataagttaatctcgcagtgataatgatgtattggtccttagaccagaaatcattatatttctatacgagaattaatatactttgatactattgaaagtttCCTTAATCGGGTAAtcataaaagtagacattgggtatattatgaatcgcatgagaaatataaatgatctagatgagatttagccctcctttattttaaaggagtgatattattagtctcttgattgagtaagactataaaatgcatggtcgtgctcaaatagtgatttgtttaatagtttactcattgatcaaggaaagaaggattaaaagtttgtagaggatgacacaatgcatgcctcgagtttgatctataatataaggctaaagtgattatattacattgtacattattcacgaaaggtttaattgaatcaccaattattattattacttgggagcAATTATGTatactagatgccactcattgtttataattttattattagaaaataaaattattgacaacgtaataataacctaaagggtcacacacaaagaacgtttaaacggagtattatttaaattaagaatttaaatattttattattaataatcaaatttaattattaaattaattaagtgagacttgattaattgtatatatatatatattagaattcgaatttaataataatataaacccaaaaaTCAAAATGGGTCTTTTAGAAACCCATTAAGTTTAGGGTTATGCCTTAATCCTCTCTCTCCTCTATATATGCACTAAGATGTATAATTTTAGGTTGGTTGTTGTATCACGTTTTTGGAGAAAAACCatagcagctctacatcttagagaggctagagagagagagagagagagacgaagGAAACCAAATCAGTTAGTACCGGCTACGGTGATTGTTGGACGATCGTatgttcgtgtggatacctttggagagcagatcttcgcaAGGAGGGATGTTTTGGTTCATCAAGATCATAATGTTCATCATAttcagaaggaaagctttattaaggtacaTGATCCTATTCTCCGTAATCATCTGTTCATTATGCATAGATCCTGAGGTAGGGATTCGAAATTTTTGATTTTCCACTGCGTTTATATGCCTGAATCCCTAACAGTTACTTATTCTAGTGCTCTGTGCAGGTTTGTTGTTGAGGAGGACGAAGCTATTACGTGGGTAAGTCCTACAGGGAACTCAGTAAAGGTAACAGTTGATACTGCTCTATTTGTAGAAAGAAGGGAATATGGTCTGGGAATAGTGGCTCGAGATGCTGATGGGCTATTGGTGGAAGCAAAAACAAAGTGTCATTCAGGGATGGTGAAAGCTGAGTATGTTGAGGTGCTAGCAATCACAAAAGCATTGTCCTGGATTAAATACAAAGGATGGTAGGAGGTGAAGTTAGAGTCAGATTGTTTAGCAGTTGTGCAAGCAATTCGAAGTAATGTGGAGATCCAGTCAAGCTTTGGCCAAGTGGTGGCTGATTGCCGTCGTGAGCTCCGGGATTCAAACAGTATTTCtctattatttattaaaatatctGTTAATGTGGTCGCTCGTTGTTTTGCAAGAGCGTCATATAGATACCCTGATCGTACTTTTGATAGGAGGTATGTTCCTATTAAATTTCAAGATTGTGATCAGATgcagtatatttatataaaaactCTAAgcttttgtaaaaaaaaattatataatgcTGTCAAACTTTTATTGGATAAATAAAAATGGATCCCCCTCATTTACATCAAAAGCAtcaattaaattatttaaaactTCCACATCAGTCATGACACATAATTTTATAACATTTTTGTACAATTTTTTTGTATCTCTGGCATTACTATTTCCTTAAATACGGAAAAAAATTATATGTGATGAAAATTTTAAAGATGGTTAGGAGATTATAAGAATTATTATCAGATATTCTGCGGGACAAGTTATGAATGATTTGGGTTATTCTGTTCAAACTGCGTTTCTTTTTTATTGAAAATATTGTTATTCGTGAAGTTTGTTTAATCATCGCTTTAAGTGATACTTGTTCAATCATCTCGGTGTTCTGTTACTGTAGAAACTAATTGCTTTAGGTAAAAAAAACATGTATAATTCCATCCTAGACAAGGATGTAGCaactgggaatttcgcgacgtgattaagtgaataaagtatagttttgtgcTGTAATTGTGAATTGATGTGAATAAATAAAAGGTTAAATAATTTTGTGGTTAATTGTCATTGTTGTATAATAGTAACCGGGAACGTAAAGTGACTCGTTCCCGTTTGATGAGTCAGCTGAGGAATTAAGTTGTGTTGTCAGGCCGTCTAGTCTAACGAAACCCGTAATAAAAAGGGATTTAAAGTGTTTAAGAACATGAGTATGAAAAATATTGTATGATCTTGTGTGTTGCATGTTATTTGATGTATGCGTGTTCAAATTTGCGCTCGGTGATATTTTAAATatcttttaaaatgatttataaGGATTTTATTGGTctttaaacatttttttaaaaattatagaaatgtGATCAAGGTGCGAGATTTGTTTATTGTCTTTAAAATAGTCCAAGGGACTTTTTAAAAATAGAAGTTGGATTTATTTTTatgttttgatattttaaaatgagTTTATGAGGATTAATTCTATTATTTGGGTTTTATTTGTAAACTCCATAACAAATAATTTATTCGATCAAAAATTTATTTTAAGATATGGGGAGAGTTTTAATTTTATgctctttattttaaaaatgagattGAGTATATTTTCTAATTTTACAAGGATGTTCTATATTTTAATAAAGAGAGGTTTATAGgtttttaaaagaaaaagaaaagaaaattttagAGATTGGCAAAGGACCATTTTACCCCTATCCATCCATTACATATACCCCACCccctttttccttttctttcttctCCCTACCGATTCTCTCTTTTTTCCCTCACTATCGGATTCTATTTCTCTTTCGATACACTCTCCCTCTTCAATCTCTCTCCCATTTCTCATCCATTATTGATTCTAAAACCATATATATGTAAGATTCTGCTTCTTGTATGCATATATGTGGATGCATGTGATTGTATTTAAGTTTTGGAGAAACCCCAAGTTGGGTTATTTGATTCTCTGATTCGGTTTTAGAGAAATCAATAAGGGGTTTGATTTTTATCATGGTTTTGATGGTGATTCTATGATTGCATGCTTCTTTTAGTGTCAAAAAATGGTTCAAGGTGGAATTACGGTTGGAAACCCCGAAATGGGGCACCACCGTATTTTGCCACCGTCGGCAGTGAACCTATGGTGAGCCGACGGGGATGATGATGTACATGGGTCCGATAACATATCTAAACTTTTGTTTTTAAACTTGTTTCCTTACATGCATGTACAGTTTTAGTATGATCAACTTGTATTTAGTTTCCGTTTTGAAAGAAAATGGTTTAAATGATTAGAATATGGGTTAAATCGAGATGGATTCGTGATTTGTAGCCTTGAATATAGAGTTTAttggttgcatgttgatttctaAGATTTCATTCGGTTTTGGCATTTGCTAGGTTCAAATTTTTGATAAAAATTGTGTGGGAAATGATTTTTAGAGATAGTTGATGTTTAGTAGTATGCTTGTTAATTCTAAATGGTTGCCTGTGATTTTGTCATAAAGTCTGGGGTTCGAATTTTTATTAATAAGGGGAAAATGGTTGCTTATCAAATGTAATTGATGTTTAATTGGTATAagaattaattgattttattatgtgattttggttcgaatttttggaTTAAAAAGAAAGGAATTAGTTGTTTTGTTGTCGAGTTATACGAATTACGATTATTTGCTATAGTATAGATCTTTAAGTATAAAAATAT
The sequence above is drawn from the Apium graveolens cultivar Ventura chromosome 2, ASM990537v1, whole genome shotgun sequence genome and encodes:
- the LOC141708958 gene encoding nuclear transcription factor Y subunit B-1-like → MAEAPASPCVASPESGGELRHESGGDQSPRSFREQDRFLPIANISRIMKKGLPANGKIAKDAKETVQECVSEFISFITSEASDKCQREKRKTINGDDLLWAMATLGFEDYIEPLKVYLARYREMEGDTKGSAKGAEGSSRKEGAQPIHQGQLVHQGSYPQGVIYGNSQQQAQHMMVPMQGPQ